The following proteins come from a genomic window of Gadus morhua chromosome 11, gadMor3.0, whole genome shotgun sequence:
- the dhfr gene encoding dihydrofolate reductase, with the protein MSRVLNCIVAVCPDGGIGYKGDLPWHPTRLNNEFKHFRRLTVTRTPGAEDKQNVVIMGRKTWNSIPEKNRPLNDRINIVLSRQLEAPPSGAHHLARDLPSALRLLDGPEGLLADQVWLIGGSSMYSEVMETPCPRRLFVTRILKQFPSDTFFPDISPAQFRLLPEYPGVSSELQEENGIQYRFQVYQSLDP; encoded by the coding sequence ATGTCCCGGGTGCTAAACTGTATCGTGGCCGTGTGTCCGGACGGGGGCATCGGCTATAAAGGAGATCTCCCGTGGCACCCCACTAGACTCAACAACGAGTTCAAACATTTCCGCCGGTTGACGGTAACGAGGACTCCTGGTGCGGAGGACAAGCAGAACGTGGTCATCATGGGCCGAAAGACTTGGAACTCCATCCCGGAGAAGAACCGACCGCTTAACGACAGAATAAACATCGTTCTGAGTCGGCAGCTGGAGGCCCCGCCGTCTGGAGCTCACCACCTGGCCCGGGACCTGCCCTCTGCCCTCCGCCTCCTGGACGGCCCGGAGGGTCTGCTGGCAGACCAGGTGTGGTTGATTGGCGGCAGCTCTATGTACTCGGAGGTGATGGAGACCCCGTGCCCCCGGAGGTTGTTCGTCACGCGGATCCTAAAGCAGTTCCCGAGTGACACGTTCTTCCCTGACATCAGCCCGGCCCAGTTCCGGCTGCTGCCAGAGTATCCTGGGGTGTCGTCGGAGCTGCAGGAGGAGAACGGCATCCAGTACCGGTTCCAGGTGTACCAGAGTCTCGATCCATGA